The sequence AGTCTGATTTATCCTATGCAGAGCTTGAATTGCTTTCTGTGTTTCGTAAATTACCAGATTCAAAGAAAGAACGGGTTATTGGATATGCTATGGCCTTATTAGATAAAGAAACAGATAAAAAAGCAAAGTAACTTCACTTTTAATGAGTTACTTTGCTTTTTATCTATTTACAATCACCCCATTAAATTCTAATGTCCACTATGTATATCTGGATTTTGGTTTAAACTTAAAAATACAATCCCTAAAATAATAAGCACTATCCCTAGAATCTTAAATACCAATTTATTGTATTTATACTTCTCACCAAAGCTTATAAAAAAGGTTGAAAAAGCACCAAATAAGATAAAGATCAAACTATGCCCTAATCCAAATAGAAATAGAATAATAGCTCCATATAGAACACTTCCTCTTATCATTACTAAAGTCAATAATGAAATAATAAAGGGTATACTACATGGTGTAGTAATTAAGGGCAATAAAATATTGGAAAGTAACTTATTTTTAGATTTTTTTGCTTTTGTAGAAATTACTACAACCTTAATGGGAATAACACTAGATAACTTAAATCCTAAAAGCCTTGCCCCCATATACAAATATATGATCCCTGCAACATAATAACTTATGGTCATTATAGCGTGTAACGACATCCCAACAATTGAAACCCCAATCCCTAAAAGGGTAAGTATCACTGAAAAGCTTAATGAAAAGGCTATTAAGTTTCTCCATTTTTTCCCACCATTACAGTCATCCACCATATGCCCCACATACAAAGGCACCATCCCTAACATATGTGGATTCAATGAAACAATAAACCCGATAACAAATACAACTATGTATACTATAATAGAATCTCTTAAAATTAAATCTTGTAATACATGCATATACTCATTCATTTATCAATCTCCTTCATATAAAATAGATAAGCTCTTTAAATTTATATGAAGGGAGTTCCTTTGTTATAACAAGTCTATTGATTAAAAAGAAAAAAGCCCCGAATAATCGGAGCTTCTACATATATAAACTAAAAGCAAATTTTTTCTTCAAAGTATGCTTTCAAATCAGCAATTTTTACTCTTTCTTGTTCCATAGAATCTCTATGTCTGATAGTAACTGCTTCATCTTCTAAAGACTCAAAGTCGTAAGTGATACAGAAAGGTGTACCAATTTCATCTTGTCTTCTATATCTTTTTCCAATACTGCCTCTATCATCAAATTCTACATTGTATAATTTTGATAAGCTAGTAAATACTTCTTCAGCTTTGTCATTTAATTTTTTAGACAATGGCAGTACAGCAACTTTTACTGGTGCCAATACTGGGTGGAAGCGTAATACATTACGCACATCCCCACCTTCTAATTCTTCTTCATCGTATGC comes from Natranaerovirga pectinivora and encodes:
- a CDS encoding cytochrome c biogenesis CcdA family protein, which codes for MNEYMHVLQDLILRDSIIVYIVVFVIGFIVSLNPHMLGMVPLYVGHMVDDCNGGKKWRNLIAFSLSFSVILTLLGIGVSIVGMSLHAIMTISYYVAGIIYLYMGARLLGFKLSSVIPIKVVVISTKAKKSKNKLLSNILLPLITTPCSIPFIISLLTLVMIRGSVLYGAIILFLFGLGHSLIFILFGAFSTFFISFGEKYKYNKLVFKILGIVLIILGIVFLSLNQNPDIHSGH